A stretch of DNA from Archaeoglobaceae archaeon:
AAGATAGTACCCGAAGAGGCCAAGATTTCCAATATAAGCTTTGATGAGGAGAACGGAGAGGTAATAATAGAAGCGGAAAAGCCGGGAATTGTTATAGGAAAGCAGGGAGCCACTTTTAGAGAGATAATGAAGGAAGTTGGCTGGAGTCCCAGAGTAATGAGGACTCCTCCCATAAAGTCTAAGATAATAGAGAGCATTAGAAATTATCTCACCAGCGTTCGTGAAGATAGAAGAGACATATTAAAAAGAGTTGGCGAGAGAATACACAGGAGAGTAATTTTAGATGAGAATTGGGTTAGAGTCTCATTTTTGGGTGGCTGCAGGGAGGTAGGGAGAAGCTGTTATCTTCTTCAAACTCGGAACACGAAGGTCTTGATTGACTGTGGCGTTAATGTAAGCAACGTGTCCGAGACTCCTTATCTCTACCTGCCCGAAGTTCAGCCATTGGATTCTATCGATGCGGTTGTAATTACACATGCACACTTGGATCACTGCGGTCTTGTGCCATTGCTTTACAAGTATGGCTACAATGGGCCTATTTACGTAACACCCCCAACAAGGGATTTGATGATCCTGCTACAGCTTGACTTTATAGAGGTTGCTGAAAGGGAAAATGAGGCGATTTATAGTTCTTCAATGGTCAGAGAAGCTTTAAAACACACGATAACACTCGATTATGGTGAAGTAACAGACATAAGCCCCGATTTAAGGCTCACATTTTATAACGCAGGACATATCCTTGGTTCTGCAATAGCTCACTTCCACGTTGGCGAAGGATTATATAACATAGCGTTCACAGGTGATTTCAAATTTGAAAGAACGAGGCTTTTTGACAGGGCTACGAGTGTCTTTCCAAGATTAGAGGCCCTGATCATGGAGGCAACCTATGGAGGGGCAAACGACGTTCAGCCATCAAGAACGGAAGCCGAACAGAAACTTGTAGAAATTATAAATTCAACAGTAGAAAATGGAGGCAAAGTTTTAATTCCCACTTTTGCGGTTGGAAGAAGCCAAGAAGTAATGATCGTGCTTGAAGAGGCTATAAGAGAGAAGAGACTAAAAGAAGTGCCGATATATATTGATGGAATGATCTACGAGGCAACCGCAATTCATACAGCCTATCCAGAATATTTAAACGCCAATCTCAGGGATTTGATCTTTTACAATGGTGTAAACCCATTTATAAGCGAGAGTTTTGTTAAGGTAGACGTGAGCTCAAAAAGAGAGGAAATAATCAACGATCCTTCGCCCTGCGTGATAATTTCACCCTCTGGAATGCTTAATGGTGGACCTGTCATGGAATACTTCAAGCATTTGGCTCCGAACGAGAAAAACACAATAGTATTTGTTGGCTACCAGGCAGAGGGAACTCTGGGTAGAAAAGTTCAGAAGGGTTGGAAAGAAATTCCATTCCCGACAAATGGTAAGAGAGAAGTAGTTGAAGTCAGAATGAGAGTTGAAACTGTCGATGGTTTCTCCGGGCATTCTGACAGAAGACAGCTCGTGAATTACGTTAAATATTTAACACCAAAGCCTTCAAAGATAATCACAGTCCATGGTGACGAGGGTAAGTGCATAGATCTAGCCTCTACAATCTATAAAACTTTTAAAATCGAAACAAGAGCCCCTTTGAACCTGGAGACGATCAGATTCTTTTAATATTATATTAGTAATAAAATATAAATGCTTTTGATATAACATATCCGAAAACGAATGCGATAACAGGGGCAAAAATCCAGCCAAGTATTATCTCTCTCAGTTTGCCTATCTTGATCGCTCTGACCCCTTTTGATAGTCCAATCGCTGAAATACCACCTACAAGTGAATAAGTCGTAGATACGGGCATTCCAAGAACTGTAAATGTGTAAACACTTAAACCAGCTGCGAATTGCGCTGAAAATCCCGACTTTGGATCTATAGTTGTTATCTTCTTGCAGAGTGTCTCTGCAATTCTTCTGCTCAAAGCCAAGGCACCAAGAGCCAGGAAAAATGGCCCCAGAATCGCGATCGAACGATCTATCCCGGTAGCCACGAGTGGGGCAATTGCAGTCGCAAGTTCATTTGCTCCCATGTTGTATGCAATTAACATTGCGGAGCACAGCATGAGGTGTCTCAGTGTTTTCTCGACTATTAGTGTTGGTGCTTTCAAAATTCTTTCCAGCGAATAAAATATTAAAATTGCGAGAATTCCAGCCAGAAGTGGGGAAAGAATCCAGGATAGAATTATTTCTGAGAGCGTTTTTAAACTAACGGGAGCACCAAAAGCTACAGCTACTCCCGAAATACCTCCCACTATTACCTGATGAGTCGAAAGCGGATTTCCACGAAAGTTTGAGAGTATTACTACCAATGCCGATACTATTAAAGCTATTGAGGAGATTTGGGCATTAAGTGTTGTGATTTTTTCACCAACAGTCTCTATTACTTTACCACCTTGGATAGTCAATCCAATAAGAGCAAGAACAAAAAGGAGGATAACAGCTTTTTTGAGATTTATTATCTTGCATCCTATGCAGATCCCGAATGCGTTTGATGTGTCATTGGAGCCAATACTGAATGCAAGCAGTAAAAAGGCTATCAGCGAGATTATCTCTGTCATGATTAGAGGCTTAGAACGATCACTTGAATCGTGTCCATGGTATCTTCAATTACGTCGCTTATTTCTTCAATCGACTCCACAAAGTTGAAGGTGAATATACCATCCCACAATTCGAATTCTTCCTCTCTAAAGCTTTCAAGTATAGAGTGTTTGAGGGTATCAGCTTCTTTTTCAAGCATTCTCACCACAATTACAGCTTCGCCGAGTTTTTCAGGTGTTTTGAAAAATTCCAAGAAATTTTTTGATAGTATTTTGCATAGAATCACATTCAGTTCCAGTATTCTTTCGATCTCATACGCTGAATTCAAAAAATCAAGTTTTCGGATTTTTCGGAAATACTTTCCGGCTTTGTCTATCGTGTTTAAAATGTCGTCCACGTCTTCAACGAGTCTTAATATATTTGATCTGAGATACGGCAAAAAGGCCCCCTTGTAAATTTCTCGTGCGGTGCTTCTTCTCAAATCATCTCCATCTCTTTCAAGTCTCGAAACCTCCTCCAAGAAGTTTTTGTTTTTTTCAAGAACTGCTTTGTGAAGCAATTCACAAGCGGAGAGGGCTAAATTCAGCATTTGACCAATATTATTAATAACTTTCTCTTCCGCCCTCATAAAAGTCTCCCTATTAAGTATCCGGTCATAATATCCATTAAACTTACAATTCCAACGATCTTTTCGCCCTCTTTCACAAAAACATTCGCAATCTTTGATTTTTCCATGATGGCAAGGGCGTTTCCAATACTTGTGCCTTTTTCTACAGTGATTAGTGGTTTTGAAGCAATCTCATAAGCTTTTAGATCCTCAGGGTCTAATCCTTTTGCCAAGCATTTGTAAACGATATCTCGGATAGTTATTAGTCCGTAGTCCTTGTCTCTGGGTTTCACGACAACAGATCGAATTCTTTTGTTGACGATCTTCTCTATAACCTCTAAAACCGTTATATCGGGATCAACGAATTCAATTCTCTTGTTCATCACTTCTTCTACGCGCATAAAACAAATGAAGATGAAATCTTTATAAGCTTTTGGAATTCCTTGAAATTTATGAGAAGCGAGATTGTGAAAAAAGGTATTGACAGAGTCGCACATCGGGCTTTACTGAAATCTCTCGGTGTTCTTGAAGAGGATTTCGATAAGCCATTTATAGGCATTGCAAACGCCTACAGCACAATCGTTCCGGGGCATATGAATCTTGACAAGATCACAAATGCAGTCAAAGAGGGAATTTGCTCAGCAGGCGGAGTTCCATTTGAATTCGGAATAATTGGCATATGTGATGGAATAGCTATGGGACATCGGGGAATGCTGTTTTCCTTGCCCTCAAGAGAGATTGTGGCAGACAGTATAGAGTGTATGGTCGAAGCTCACGGATTTGATGGACTTGTGGTGGTGGCAAGCTGTGATAAAATTGTGCCGGGAATGTTAATGGCAATGTTAAGACTCAATATTCCCGCAATTGCAGTCACTGGAGGCCCAATGCTTTCGGAAAGGATAAGAGGGGAAAAAGTATCAATAAAAGATGCCTTTGAAGCGGCAGGACTGTATAAATCTGGAAAAATAAGTGAAGCAGAACTAAAATTATACGAAGATTTTTGTGCACCCTATTGTGGGAGCTGTCAGGGTTTATACACTGCGAACACGATGCAGATTCTGACAGAAACTCTGGGATTAAGTTTGCCATATTGCTCAACTTCCCCCTGTGCATCTTCCAGAAAGCTAAGAATTGCTAAGATGAGCGGTAAGAGAGTTGTTGAACTTGTAAAAGAGAAAATAAAACCTCTTGACTTCATAAATGAGAAGTCTTTTGAAAATGCAATAACGATGGACATGATGATTGGCGGTTCTACGAACACAGTTCTGCATTTGCCAGCCATCGCAAGAGAGGCAGGTATCAGACTGAGAGTGGAGAAATTCGACGAGATAAGCAGGAAAACACCCCATATAGTTTCACTTGATCCGGCAAGCAAAGACACCGTTGTAGACTTGGACGAGAGTGGAGGAGTCCCGATGATAATAAAAAAGATGAAAAATTACTTTAGCAATGAGATGACAGTGAGCGGTAAAAAGCTATACGAGATTGCGGATACTGCGATTACTAGGGGTAGAGATATAATAATGTCAGAAAAGCCATATCGCAAAGAGGGAGGAATAGCTATACTCAAGGGAAACCTTGCCAGCAGTGCAGTTGTTAAGGTTTCTGCAATTCGTGAAGATATGCTAAAATTTGAAGGAGAAGCAAAAGTCTTTGATGGTGAAGAGATGGCTTTAAAAGCCATTCTGAACAATGAGATCTCTGAAGGTGATGTTGTGGTCATTAGATACATGGGTGCAAAGGGTGCTCCTGGCATGCCGGAAATGTTGCTTCCAACAGCGGCTATTGCTGGAATGGGGTTGCAGAAGGTGGCTCTGGTAACTGATGGTAGATTTAGTGGTGCTACGAGAGGGCCGTGCATAGGCCATATTGTTCCTGAGGCAATTGAAGGTGGAACAATCGGTCTGCTTAGAAATGGAGATCAAATTTCTATAGACATTCCTGCAAGAAGACTTGACGTGAAATTGAGTGAGGAAGAAATTAAAGATCGACGTAAAAATTGGAAACCACCGAAGAAAGAGCTAAGGGGATATTTGGCAAGGTATTCAAAGCTTGTAACAGGTGCTGAAGATGGTGCAATTCTTCTCTGAAGCGATAACAATACTTGGAATGAGTCTGATCTCAATATTTTTTCTTTTAATCCTGCTTTTATTGCTAATAGTAATTCCTGGGTTCTTTATATGGGTATCACTTGCACTAATTGGGAAAAGAAGGCCACTGCTCAAATGCGGATTTGCCAATCTTGTTGCTTTCGTGGCTTCTGCTTTTATAACAGTGATTTTATCATTTATTCCGTTGATAACCTTATTCGCTCCAATAATATTTGCGGTTATCTATCTATGGGTATTCAAGGAGATTCTTGATCTCAGATGGCTTCAAGCAATCCTTGCGGTAATAATAAGCGTAATCTGCGTAATGATACTCTCATTGATCTTTGGCATGATGTTTTCAGCTATCTTCAAACCACCATGGGCACCACACTTCAGATTTTAGTCAAAAAGCGGAATTCTTGAATATTTTTCAAACTCTAAGGACTTAAGCCAAATTTTTTTACATTCACACTCGATATCGAGCATTTCTTTATCTTGAGTTAGGGAGAACAGCTTGATTGCACTCACAACATTTTTGTCGCATCTACCACAATTGTGTGGGCCCCTAATCTTACCACCTGCTACCGGATCACAGATAACCTCAGTTTGGATATTTTTTAGGACTTCGATAGCACTCCAGAGCCAAGGAGATCTATAAAGCCCCTTCTCCCATAATTTTTCAACAAGAGTGGATTTTTGTATGTTCATTAGATTGACCGAAATGACGTCCACGTGGTTCTTTACTTTATCTGCTGATTTAACCAAATCTATTATCGCTTCGCTTTCTGAAAGAAAAGGAGGTTTAAGTAAGAGGTAACATTTAACTCTAAAACCCCTCCCTCTTATAATTTCTGCAGATTTAATGAAATCCAAAAAATTAAAACCCTTATTTATACACTGCTCCCTTATAGCATCATCAGCTGTCTCCAGCCCGATGCCAATTTCAAGTTCGATTCCCCTAAAATCCTTAAGCTTCTCTTGATCAACAAATTCTGGTCGGGATTCTATTATCAGCTTTTTTACACCTATTTCTTTAATTCGATCTACAAAGTATCTTCTCAACTCTGCCGGAATTTCCTTTTCGTCCAAGAAACTCCCTGAAGTAAAAATTTTCAAAATGCTTGCATCTCCAACTTTTTCGATAATTTGGTCAAGCTCTTCCTTGAGAACCGTTTCGCTTACTGCTCTCGACTCGCTCCAGTAGCTACACATGTAGCATTTTCTCCACGAGCAACCCCTTGTTGTTATGATAGCAGTTAGACAATCTTCGACCTTTCCGCGATATCTTTCCTTTTCTTTCCAGAACTTAGGCATAAATATACCTAAACCTCATTCTTTCTCCAATCATAATTCCGATTGCAAGACCTGTAAGATGGGCAATGTATGCAACCCCGCTTCCAATAATGTGGGTAGTCGTAAGCATAAGCATTCCGAAGTCATACAGGGCAAAAAGAAGTATCGCAGCTCTGATATTTACTGGAATCGGAATTGGGAAAATTATGATTTTGATACCGGGCGCTATAATTGCCAGCGTTCCCATAACACCAAATATCGCTCCCGAAGCACCGAGAGCTGGGATCAGGCTGTGTGTGGCGTAGGCGTAGAGAATGTATCCAAAATTTCCCGCCAATCCTGAAGCAAAAAAGACTTTAAAATATCCTCTCTCACCAAGAAGCCGTTCTAATTCAGCCCCAAAGAAAAGTAGAACAAAGCAATTTATGAAAAAGTGCCAGAAATCAATGTGAAGGAAAATACTTGTAACCAATTGCCATGGCTTGATCAAAACCTGATCTGGATGCAGGGCAAACAGATCGACCATTTTGTATGGTAAAAAGATCGATATAAAGAAGAGAATCAGGCATACGAACAGAACCAAATTGTTTGCACCGTATGGAAAAAGCTTTTGCCTTCTGTAACCGAGGTAATCCGGTTGCACAAAAAAAAGGAGTTTAAGGGATTAAAAAACTTTCTAAAGTTGATACTTACCTCTGAATTGTTTCGCAATTTTTGCAAGCTTCTGGGACTCCATTATGTTGCCAGTAATCTTGTATTTACCCATCATGAAGCTTGCAACTGGATCCTCCTTGCCCCTGAGAACGTCGCACCAGAACTTGGAACTGGCGATAATTGTGAATGTTGGTTTCTCGGCTTTGCCTTCCTTAAACTCACACTTGCCATCTGGTTTGTACTCTACATAGAACTCCTCGCCGTCAATCTGATACTGCACTACTCCGCTCCAGCCCTTCAATGCTGCCTGAACTTCTGGGTCTTGGTTCTGTATATCGCACATCTTCTTAATCAGATCTTTTGCTTCGCTCATTCTATCACCAATTCCACTCGATTAAATGATGAATATAAGTTTTTTGGTTTTTATTCGGGACCGATAAACTTTAAAGACCCAAAAAACGAAAACAATTAATTTGGTTATTCTTCTGAATCGCCTAAAACTAATTCTCTCATTTCAGAAGCGGGTATCTTCTTTCTGGTAAATACATCTCTTACTATTACTATATCCCCAACCGCTCTTACTATACGATAAGGTATTACCACGCCCCTCGCCGTTGAATCTATTATTGCCTTGTTGTAGTCCACAACGACTATCCCAGTGATCGTGTTCGTATCGCTGTCGATCATCACGTCTTCAATTCTGCCAACATATCGTCCTTCATCCGTAAAAACTCTCATTCCAAAAAAAGTAGTTATTTCCCCGCTCATGGCCATGGTTAGATCTCTCACCCTCAATATATTAATTTTTTCATTAGAAGACACGATATGACCTGTCTGCAAGAACTAAGTTTCAACTTCCATTCCTATCTTGTGCAGTAAAAATCTTCGGTTTTTCAACAAAATTTGTCGCTGATGTTTGCTTTTTGTCGTCAATTAAATAGCTTTTATGGAATTTAGAAGCTCATCCAGGATTTATTTTTCATAAAATCCGAGAAAATCAAGCGAGTTCGACGGTTTAACTTTTTAAATGCTATTTTATCTTTTTGAAAACCTCGTAATTTTTTATTAGTAAACCGAACACAAGTATAGTATTGGTGAATAAAGGTGTTATCGATCTTCAAAAAAGTTAGGGCCCGGAGCGGGATTCGAACCCGCGTCCTGGAATCCACAGTCCCAGAGGATAACCACTACCCCATCCGGGCCATCTCGCAGAAATTTGTTTGATGGATATAAATCTGTTTCCAAATGCTTTAAAAGATTGACTAAATTAAATAGTAGATACCCTTCTAAAATCTTATATATTTTGTGAAAAACAAGAGTTGTGCTTAGAGAAATGCTAAAAGAAATACTCAACCCGGAGTTTAACAAAGAAGTAATGGCTGCTGTGCTTGTCCCTATTCTTGACTGTAGAGAACCGAAAATTCTGATGATAAAAAGAGGAGAAAGCCTGACACGCAATGCAGGGCACATAGCATTTCCCGGTGGAATGCGAGAGGAGGGAGAAGATGTTATTGAAACTGCCTTAAGAGAGTTCGAAGAAGAACTTGGAGTTGACAAAAGGAAGGTAGAGGTAATCGGTTTTTTAAAATCCAGAGAAGTAAGAGAATATAGGATCCCGCTGTGCCCGATTGTTGGCATAACCGACGAAAAAGAGTTTAAACCAGACACCAAAGAAGTGAGCAAAGTTCTTGTTGATAGTCTTGAAAGAGTTCTGAGATCGAGAAGAATTGCCGATTGGGGGCCCAATTTTGAGTGTGCTCGAGAACTCGTTTGGGGTGCCTCGAGCAGAGTTTTGGATGATCTCTATATGAGGATAGTTCTTAAATATGGCACCATAGATCGTTTTTTCGACAAATTGAGGGGGAGTTATGGATATAGATAGCGTAAGAAAAAAGGTAAACTTTGAAGAATTTATAGAAAAAGTAAAACCAATTGTGGAAGACGTTAGAAAGAACGGCGATAAGGCCGTTCTGAAGTATACAAAGCTTTTTGACAAAGTGGAGTTGAAAAGGCTAAGAATAAAAAAGAAAGAAATAGATGCAGCCTATGAGGAGATCGATGATGAGCTTATTGACGCTTTAGAAACTGCGAAGGAGAACATTGAGAGGTTCCACATGCTTACAACTGTCGAGAGAGAGATTAAAATTCACTTTGAAGACTGTATTATGGGTAAAATATACGCGCCATTAGATATTGCTGGCGCATACGTTCCGGGAGGTAGGGCAAGCTATCCTTCTACAGCTCTAATGACAGGAATTCCAGCAAAAATCGCAGGTGTTGGAAAACTCATAGCATGCACACCCCCAAATTCTGAAGGGAAAGTGAACCCTTTAACACTCGTAGCATGTGATTTGGCGGGTTTTGACGAAATTTACTGCGTTGGTGGAGCCCAAGCAATTTCAGCAATGGCATACGGAACCGAAAGCATACCAAAAGTTCAAAAAATTGTGGGTCCAGGAAATGCTTATGTTACAGCAGCAAAACTGCTCGTTGCCAAAGATGTCGCAATAGATATGCCTGCAGGCCCTTCAGAGATCCTTGTAATTGCCGACGATTCTGCAAATCCAGAATTCATAGCTTACGACTGCTTAGCCCAATTGGAACACGATCCTTTGGCAATTGCTGTTGTTCTGACTACTTCGGAAAAAATTGCTGAAGAGGTTAAAAGAATTGTTGGGAATGTGATGGGTGAAGCAAATCTTGCAGTGGAACTCGTAAAAGACTTGGGTGAGGCTATAAGGATTTCAAATGAATTCGCTCCCGAGCATCTCTCAATCTTCTGCAGAGATGCAGAAAAGTACTTGAGTAAGATCAAAAACGCAGGAAGTGTTTTCATTGGCGAGTTCTCCGGAGTTGCCATGGGCGATTATGCTGCGGGAACAAACCATGTTTTGCCGACCTTGGGTTATGCAAAAATATACAGTGGTCTCACGGTGGAAAGTTTCATGAAATCATTTACATTTCAGCAATTGAGCATGGACACCCTTAAAAGAATAGGAAATGCGGTAGTGAAGCTTGCAGAAGCTGAGGGATTAAAATATCATGCAGAAAGTATAAAAATAAGGCTTAATCATTCAAAGAACTCGTAAACGGCTTTTTCGAGCTTCTCCTCCTCTATCAACTCTTTTTCTTTTTGCACTTCTCTTTCAAGCTTTTCTAATGCTACGTGGATTGCAAATTCAATTCCCCAGCTTTCTCCACTTGCAATAAAAAGTCCTTTGACACTCCATAGCTTTATCTTCGCAATTACCAGTGGTAGACCCCTGAAATGGACCCTCTGCTTTTTCAGATAAACATATATCTGAGTTTCACCAAGAAAATCCCTGTATTTCCGCATAAATCTATCCAAGTCTTTTACTATCTCACCTCTCTCGAATTCATCCGTGTTAATATTCTGGAGAACGAACTGAACTCCAAATTCTTTCTTTTCTTCAAGACGCAGGAAGTATTCAAGTATGTCTCTTTTCATTAAAATGCCCTCGGGAACACCGTCTTTTTCGACAACAACACTCGAAATTCTGTTCTCAGCCATCAACTCTATTACATCTGAAATACTGTCTCCTGCTTTTGCACATATTGGTGGGGCACTCATTATACTCTCAACCATTATCGAAAGCGTTTTTTCTTTTTCTCCGCTGAAATCTCCGCTTCTTGCTCTCTTTCTTGGAGATATCACTCTATCTATGATGTCTTTGCCTGTAAGCACCCCTATTACTTTGCCACGCTCGTCAACAACAACTACTCTGTCCACGCCATTCTTTTTCATTAATGAAAGAGCTTTTGCTACAGTGTCAAATCTTCTTACAGTTGTAAACTCTTCGTTCATCAAGTCTCTTACCTTAATTCCCTCAAATTTGTTTTTTATAAATTTAATAAAATCATTTATATAGATCACACCTAACCTCCCATTCAATGAAACGACAACAAACGGAGTAGAATCCTCTACAAATCTTCTTGCGACTTTTTCCGGAGTTAAATCTGATGCAGGAATTATTCCAGTTCGAACAAGAAGTGATTTGACTTTGGTTTCGTGTGGATTTTTTAGCGCTCTGCCACGTATCAGATCTTTCTCTCTTACAACTCCAAGAATTTTCCCGTCCTCTTCTACCAGTATCGCCTGAGCCCTGTCCTTTCCAAGCTTATCTATCAATGGAAAAAGCTTTGATAATGTTTCCTCAGAGTTTATCACGTAGTAGTCTTCTCTGATCAGTTCCTCCAAACCTTCCACATTGATCACCCAATAAGACTGACTGCTTCCTTATCTAAATAGATTTCGGGATCATAATTGCAAGAAGCCAGCTAATAAATACAAAAATAAAGAACAAATAGACGTATCTTCCTGCCTTACTGGCAACTTCTTCAATCTTATCCTTCAAGCTACCCAGAACTTTAACACTCACAACTGATTCTCCGTAGCTGAAGCTCAATTTTTCGTATTCTGGGTTTTTACACCTCTCAAGTAAAATTTTTAGAAGTTCAGAATCTTCAGCAACTGCTCCAGCCGGCTTGTAAGATTCCTTTATATTAATACCGGTTTTGGCATGATTGTCCGTTGAACATACCACAGCTTTGAATCCAATTTCAAGGAACTTCTTTTCTACGATTTCTCTGAACTCTGGTAAAACGTTATTCGAATCAAAGACCACTATTACGTATCTTACAAAGCCGTAATCCAGTAGAATTGCAGAAACGTATCTCGAAATACTTTCAGTCTCAGCGTTTATTTTTATAAATGCTCCATAAACTTCACTGATCGGTTCAGAATTTGTGTTTTCAGCGATCCTTACGAGTTTTTCTATCTCCTTTATTTCATCAATCGTTAGGTCACCAAAAAAGTTTGCATTATGGCAGTCCACTACAAAGTTCTTGGAATTGATCACGAAATCGTCAAGTCTTTTTTTCCCACTAACGAATATCAGTTTAATCTTGTCAAATGGCAAGCAAAAAACCTTAAAATTATCGCTTTCAAGTTCAAAAGGTCTGAATGGAAAAATTTCTATCCAATCAAAGTTTAAAGCACTGCGAATTTTTTCTACTTCTTCTTTAGATACGGGATTTCTTTCGTGTGATGACGGCGAATGTAGGTAAACACCTTCTGGAAGACCGAGCGAGTCCACGAGTTTTGCCCCTCCGACATTTCTAAAAGGGCCGGGATGAAAATCTGTCGAGATCAGTTTGAACTCGTTTATTTTAATGCATCTAACCCTTCCGCTGAACACTTCAGAGTTTTTTATCAGAATCTCCTCAGCGTATCTTGGTTCATTTGTCAGCCAGAATCTAACGAAGCTCTCAACGAATTCCCTCATGGTTGAATTTTTGATTTTCACATCCATTAGTTTAAGATAAATATAAAATAAAACAGATGAGATAAAAATTACGAAAAATGAGCTGGGCTCTACTATCAAAAAGGGAATTGCCGAGACGAGAACTGCTGGTATAAAACCTCGCTCGGAACAAAAGTAAATCACAGCAAGAAATAGAAAGAAGGAACCAGAAAAGCTTCCAGAAATTATAAAAGAAGAGAAACTAAGCACAGCTACCAAAATCGAAAGGAAAAGAACCCTTTTTAGATTAAATCGAAGTTTTAAAAGCTTTATAGAGCAGAGAGTAGTTAGTGTTATGAGAATCGTGAATAGGAGCATACTAAAATCTAGAAAACCAAAAATAAGAACCAATGAGCTGTAAACAAACGCTAAAGTTTTTATTTTTGGTAATACGAACAATTTTTTGCTCAAACTCACAACGCTCATAAAAATCTGCTTATTTCTCCCCAAATCCTCTTTATCCTTTCTTTAACTTCAGGAGACATTTCAACTACTTCCGGCCATTCTCTTTCGTAGCCTTCTTCTCTTAATTTCTTTGTTGCATCGATTCCGAGCTTCCCTGCAAGACTTGGAAGATAAGCAGAATGGTCCAGCGCATCTGTTGGAGAAGGTGGTAGAATCACGACATCTTTTGCCGGATCAAACCTGGTAGTCACGGCCCATATTACCTCGCTCAAATTGTGCACATTAACATCACTGTCAACAACGATCACAATCTTTGTCAGAGAGAGCATCCCTGTTCCCCAAAGGGAGAACATTACTTTCTTAGCCTGTCCGGGATATCTCTTGCGAATGGAGACTATTGCGAGATTGTGGAATCCAGCTTCTACTGGAAGATTGATGTCAACTATTTCTGGATTCAAAAGCCGTATAATCGGTAAAAATATCCTTTCTGTTGCTTTTCCAAGCCAAGCGTCCTCCATTGGTGGTCTTCCGACGACGGTTGCATGATAAATTGGATCCTCTCTATGGGTGATATTGGTAATTCTGAAAACCGGATAAGGTTCTGGAGGGGTGTAGTAACCAGTGTGGTCTCCAAAAGGCCCCTCTAATCGAAGTTCGTCAATTTTAACATATCCCTCAAGCACAATTTCAGCAGTAGCT
This window harbors:
- the ilvD gene encoding dihydroxy-acid dehydratase, whose protein sequence is MRSEIVKKGIDRVAHRALLKSLGVLEEDFDKPFIGIANAYSTIVPGHMNLDKITNAVKEGICSAGGVPFEFGIIGICDGIAMGHRGMLFSLPSREIVADSIECMVEAHGFDGLVVVASCDKIVPGMLMAMLRLNIPAIAVTGGPMLSERIRGEKVSIKDAFEAAGLYKSGKISEAELKLYEDFCAPYCGSCQGLYTANTMQILTETLGLSLPYCSTSPCASSRKLRIAKMSGKRVVELVKEKIKPLDFINEKSFENAITMDMMIGGSTNTVLHLPAIAREAGIRLRVEKFDEISRKTPHIVSLDPASKDTVVDLDESGGVPMIIKKMKNYFSNEMTVSGKKLYEIADTAITRGRDIIMSEKPYRKEGGIAILKGNLASSAVVKVSAIREDMLKFEGEAKVFDGEEMALKAILNNEISEGDVVVIRYMGAKGAPGMPEMLLPTAAIAGMGLQKVALVTDGRFSGATRGPCIGHIVPEAIEGGTIGLLRNGDQISIDIPARRLDVKLSEEEIKDRRKNWKPPKKELRGYLARYSKLVTGAEDGAILL
- a CDS encoding inorganic phosphate transporter; translated protein: MTEIISLIAFLLLAFSIGSNDTSNAFGICIGCKIINLKKAVILLFVLALIGLTIQGGKVIETVGEKITTLNAQISSIALIVSALVVILSNFRGNPLSTHQVIVGGISGVAVAFGAPVSLKTLSEIILSWILSPLLAGILAILIFYSLERILKAPTLIVEKTLRHLMLCSAMLIAYNMGANELATAIAPLVATGIDRSIAILGPFFLALGALALSRRIAETLCKKITTIDPKSGFSAQFAAGLSVYTFTVLGMPVSTTYSLVGGISAIGLSKGVRAIKIGKLREIILGWIFAPVIAFVFGYVISKAFIFYY
- a CDS encoding archaeosine biosynthesis radical SAM protein RaSEA, with translation MPKFWKEKERYRGKVEDCLTAIITTRGCSWRKCYMCSYWSESRAVSETVLKEELDQIIEKVGDASILKIFTSGSFLDEKEIPAELRRYFVDRIKEIGVKKLIIESRPEFVDQEKLKDFRGIELEIGIGLETADDAIREQCINKGFNFLDFIKSAEIIRGRGFRVKCYLLLKPPFLSESEAIIDLVKSADKVKNHVDVISVNLMNIQKSTLVEKLWEKGLYRSPWLWSAIEVLKNIQTEVICDPVAGGKIRGPHNCGRCDKNVVSAIKLFSLTQDKEMLDIECECKKIWLKSLEFEKYSRIPLFD
- a CDS encoding beta-CASP ribonuclease aCPSF1, giving the protein MVELEEIKTKVKELVPENVRIKNVEFEGPLLVVYIENPQEIAGIDLIKKLAKELRKRIVIRPDPKILKPKNEAEEIIKKIVPEEAKISNISFDEENGEVIIEAEKPGIVIGKQGATFREIMKEVGWSPRVMRTPPIKSKIIESIRNYLTSVREDRRDILKRVGERIHRRVILDENWVRVSFLGGCREVGRSCYLLQTRNTKVLIDCGVNVSNVSETPYLYLPEVQPLDSIDAVVITHAHLDHCGLVPLLYKYGYNGPIYVTPPTRDLMILLQLDFIEVAERENEAIYSSSMVREALKHTITLDYGEVTDISPDLRLTFYNAGHILGSAIAHFHVGEGLYNIAFTGDFKFERTRLFDRATSVFPRLEALIMEATYGGANDVQPSRTEAEQKLVEIINSTVENGGKVLIPTFAVGRSQEVMIVLEEAIREKRLKEVPIYIDGMIYEATAIHTAYPEYLNANLRDLIFYNGVNPFISESFVKVDVSSKREEIINDPSPCVIISPSGMLNGGPVMEYFKHLAPNEKNTIVFVGYQAEGTLGRKVQKGWKEIPFPTNGKREVVEVRMRVETVDGFSGHSDRRQLVNYVKYLTPKPSKIITVHGDEGKCIDLASTIYKTFKIETRAPLNLETIRFF
- a CDS encoding CBS domain-containing protein; its protein translation is MRVEEVMNKRIEFVDPDITVLEVIEKIVNKRIRSVVVKPRDKDYGLITIRDIVYKCLAKGLDPEDLKAYEIASKPLITVEKGTSIGNALAIMEKSKIANVFVKEGEKIVGIVSLMDIMTGYLIGRLL
- a CDS encoding DUF47 family protein — protein: MRAEEKVINNIGQMLNLALSACELLHKAVLEKNKNFLEEVSRLERDGDDLRRSTAREIYKGAFLPYLRSNILRLVEDVDDILNTIDKAGKYFRKIRKLDFLNSAYEIERILELNVILCKILSKNFLEFFKTPEKLGEAVIVVRMLEKEADTLKHSILESFREEEFELWDGIFTFNFVESIEEISDVIEDTMDTIQVIVLSL